A segment of the Siphonobacter curvatus genome:
CCATCAGTTGCCCGAAAAACAACGCATCACTACTACTACCGCCCCGTACCGACTGGAGGGCAGACCGTTGCTGGAGGCGGGCTTGCGGGGACCAGTACAGATTATCACTCGCTAGGGATTGTCTGAAACGTTCACTACGGGAGATCAGCGATCGATTTAATAACGTTTCTTCGTGAGGCCTCTATTTGCTTTGTGGCTAAGAGTTAAACGTTACTGGCAAAGTCAAATTTTCGAAGCGGTTCCCACTGCTTGCCCGTGTGTTGCAACAGCCAGAGGGCATCTAAAGGCATGCGAGTGGAAAAGGATTCCTGCTCAAAATAGGGCCAGGCCTGTTCAAACTGACTGCGACTCAGGTCCCGGTACGCAATGGTTAGGTGCGGTGTGAATACGGGATGGATAGGTGGCAGGGATACTTGCAGGGTTTCCCGCACAAATGCATCGAGTGCAAGATAGTGTTGCTCCATGCGTTCCGTCTTTTCAACGGCTACGTAAATCACGTGCCCCCGCTTGGTGGAAAAATACCCGAAATCAGTCAGCTGAATAGATTCGGACTGAAAGCTTCTCAAGAAAGATTCCAACTGTTCTTCCAACGACGAGCTAGATACGTTTTCGGGCAAGGTAAATGGACTGACGTAGGTGATATGCGGTAGTACCCGCAAGCCCCGAACACTGCCGTAGTGCTCGGCTACGTAGCGTTTATACACCCAGATGGGCTCAGCAATCGATTCGGGCGGCAGAGCGGCAATGAGATAACGGGGCATGGCTGAGAAATATAGTTTGTTGAAGTAAGGGAACGTATATTCGTAATAAACAAAAAGACAGTTTAAAAAAACTTAAATAATACATCAAACATACTTAGGATATTTACTTTGCTTCGCACACAGTGCGAAGTCTTCAAAAATAGCAAAAGTACCAGACTAGGGCGTAAGCGAAAGAACATACTGAGGTTTTTAGACTGCTGGACTACAGGTTTAACCAAAGGATATCTGGCCGTATAAATGTACTCGATTCGCTAATCCTCAATACCTTTTAAACCCTAAAACGATGAAATGCATTTTTTGCGTAGTATTTACTTTTATAGCTACAGCCGTGTATGGACAAATGCCTAAAGAGGGTGCTGGAAAAGCGATTAACCCATCGATCCCAGTACTTCCGGATACGGTGTTTCGGGTAATTCATCTGGACCAATCCGTAAAACTAAAAAATCAAAATCTGGCTGTTTTTGTAAATGATCAATTTGCAGGAAATATTCCCGTCGCAGGTATACCACCTCAACAAATAGAAAGCTTAACGGTTGAGCATAAAAAAATACAGATGAAGGGAATCGATTATGAGCATCAGCTATATATCAAGACCAAAAGTACATACAAACCTAATCTTATTTCCTTAAGTGATTTGAAATCCAAATATACCGATCTACGCAATAAGCCAGCTGTTTTCAGTATAGATGGAGAAGTTTGTACTTCTGATTATTCTGAATACTTTATTGATGAAAGCAATCTGCTTCGGATCATTATTGATCGTATTTCAGACAAAAAAGAAAAGACAAATATTGTCTTAATTAAAATATTAAGTAAAAATCCGGAAAATATTAAAAAAGTAAAGCAGATACGAATCAGGGGCCAAGAAGCTTACTCTCGCTAATTGTGTAAACGGATTAAAATCCGTTCTTAGCGAATGTGCCGAGCCTACAGCTCTGTTTCGTCAGGAGTGTGGCATTGAAGAGCCGTAGGCTCGGCCTATTTTGTAAGGTTGGGCTTTAACCCAACCCCCTCAGCTTAAAGTATAAATTAAGCCGAAATTAAACGTACCTTGCTGTATCAGTAAGCGAAAATCTTCAATCGGTATGAAAAGCACCGCACCGGCCAGCATCGATGAATACATCGCCGGCTTTCCCGACGACGTTCAGGCGATTCTCCAGCATAATTCGTGCGGTAGTGAAAAAAGCCGCTCCGGAAGCCGAAGAAACGATCAAATACGCCATGCCGACGTTTACCCTGAATGGAAATCTAGTGCATTTTGCGGCTTACAAAAATCATATCGGCTTTTATCCGACACCTTCGGGTATTAGTACCTTCGAAGCCGAACTTGCTCCGTATAAAAAAGCGAAAGGTTCTGCCCAGTTTCCCCTTACCCAACCCATTCCCTACGAGCTGATTGAGAAAATGGTACGGTTGCGGGTACAGGAAAATAGGGTGAAAGGAGAATAACCTCACGCGTAAATGCTAAGGCAAATAGCTCACTTCTAAATCATAAACAGGGGAGAATCGAACGAAATTCCGTGCTAAACTCAATCCTTTTCTACGCTTATGAAAGTACTTGTACTGGGATTACTGGCTTGGTTTACTGTCGCTTGTCAGCCAGATGCTGAAAAAAAGAAGATGCCTGAAAACGAAACCATCGCCCGGCAGGTATACGAACGTTTCAACGCCCATGACTGGGAAGGGATGGCGGCTCTCTACAGCGATTCTACCGAATTCAAAGATCCGGCCTTTGGTACGAAAGCCGTGATGCAATCCCGAAAGCAAATCGTTGAAAAGTACGCCGCCATGCACAAGGAAACGCCGGATATTCACGATGAAATTACGGGTGTGTACCCTTCCGGTGATAAACGGGTAATTGTTGAATTTGTATCCTCCGGCTCCATGCCCGACGGCAACAAATGGGAGTTACCCATTTGTACCGTTTTTACGATTGAAAAGGGAAAAATTATAAAGGATTATACGTATTACGATCAGGAATAAAAGCACGTTTCATAAAACGATAGAATTCCAATACGTTTAATCCGAAGCGTGGTGAAAGCCGTTATTTACTCAGCTTAACAGTCGGAATCTTCAGGCTAATCATCTCATTGATAAAAGCCACCCGGTCGTTTTTCAAGCGATTCAGGAACGCAGTGATCTCGTTGTCATACGCCCGCTTGGAGTACGCACAAACCTGAACACCCGGTTGATTCGGATGAATTTCAACCCGTTGGTATCGATAGACATTGAATTCGACCGTACTTAACTCGTTTCCTTGGCTTTCACTAAGAATAAAATCAACGATAAATTCTTTTCCGTCAGGACTTTCGCTGACCACGTAATTACACGTAGGATCTGTTTTTTTTGCGATTTTCTAATTCCTTTACTTTCTGACTTACTGCTGCTTTTACTTCAACGTTTTTATCAAGCAGATAAAACGTGATCATCTGGTTAAATTTTTCCGGGGTTTCGCTCGCGGGCAAGTATTCCTGAATGTAATAAAAATCGTTTGGCTTAGCGGTCCAGGCCAGTTTGAATTGGGTTTGATTGAAGGTAAACGGGCCTTTAATCCCTATTCTCTCAATGGGATCAATACTGAAACTGCTAAACACTAAAACAATGAAGGCTAAACAAAAAAGTCGGGAAAGCATGCGGATATAATTAGAGTGCCTGTAAAAGTACACATTCGTTTTTAAGAATGATTTGCGGTGATTATTTAGGCATTCGTTTGTTGCCAGCAAAGTGACACTCCTACGGCAGACAATGTTGTTAGGCTCAAAAGTTAGCCGTTGGATCGCTTAGCTCTTCCAAGTTTATAATCTACGTTCTTTCGGAGTTACAATCCGAAAGCAACTGTTTCGAATGTACCCTTCATTTTCCGCTAACAACTTTTAACATAGTTCTTAACAACTATTAACGTTCTGATTTTTAGAGCGTTGGTACGGCGTTCTACTTTCGGCCTGCTTATCGTAGCCTTTCACATATTCGCTGTACCTTATGAAAAACTTTTTACGTATCAACACCTGGTTAGGCTGGGGCATGTTTGCCGTTGCCTTCTTTACGTACGCTTTTACGGTCGAACCCACGGCCAGCTTCTGGGATTGTGGCGAATTCATTGCCTGCTCGTACAAACTTCAGGTACCACACCCGCCCGGAGCACCGATTTTCCTGATTTTAGGTCGATTGTTTTCGCTGTTGGCCGGAAGTGACCACTCGCAGGTCGCGTACTGGGTCAACATGGTATCGGTGCTGGCGAGTGCCGGTACTATTCTGTTCATGTTCTGGACGCTTACCTTACTGGGCCGTAAAGTCATCGGTAAAACGGCAGCTACCGTATCTGCAAGTGAAGCCATTGGCATCTTTGGAGCGGGCCTGGTTGGAGCCCTGCTGTACACCTTTAGTGATAGCTTCTGGTTTTCAGCGGTAGAAACGGAAGTATACGCTTTGTCTTCATTCTTGATCGCTCTGGTCTTCTGGGCCATGTTGCGATGGGAGCTGATCGAAGAGGAAGCGGCTGCCAACCGCTGGCTTATTCTGGTTGCGTATCTGACGGGTATTTCCATTGGGATACACCTGGTTAATCTGGTCATTCTGCCAGCCCTGACTTTGGTTTATTACCACCGTAAAAAGCAGAATCCTTCATTTTTACAAAGCATAGGAGCGGTACTGGTCGGGGTTTTACTGGTCGGATTGATCAACGGAGGGATGCTTTCCGGTCTTGGGGCTCTTGCCTTTGCTACGGATCGTTTGCTAGTCAATTCGTTCGGTTTCCCGTTCCATTCGGGCGTAGTGGTGTGGCTGTTGCTGGTGTTT
Coding sequences within it:
- a CDS encoding 2'-5' RNA ligase family protein, giving the protein MPRYLIAALPPESIAEPIWVYKRYVAEHYGSVRGLRVLPHITYVSPFTLPENVSSSSLEEQLESFLRSFQSESIQLTDFGYFSTKRGHVIYVAVEKTERMEQHYLALDAFVRETLQVSLPPIHPVFTPHLTIAYRDLSRSQFEQAWPYFEQESFSTRMPLDALWLLQHTGKQWEPLRKFDFASNV
- a CDS encoding iron chaperone, whose amino-acid sequence is MNTSPAFPTTFRRFSSIIRAVVKKAAPEAEETIKYAMPTFTLNGNLVHFAAYKNHIGFYPTPSGISTFEAELAPYKKAKGSAQFPLTQPIPYELIEKMVRLRVQENRVKGE
- a CDS encoding nuclear transport factor 2 family protein produces the protein MKVLVLGLLAWFTVACQPDAEKKKMPENETIARQVYERFNAHDWEGMAALYSDSTEFKDPAFGTKAVMQSRKQIVEKYAAMHKETPDIHDEITGVYPSGDKRVIVEFVSSGSMPDGNKWELPICTVFTIEKGKIIKDYTYYDQE